The following are from one region of the Anaeropeptidivorans aminofermentans genome:
- a CDS encoding ABC transporter substrate-binding protein, whose translation MKKCILLILSAMMAFGMAGCKSSESPKENAVVTPSESPSPEAAPANTEKSDNTQKESHYPVTITNYNYAKEEITQTFEKAPEKVLAVYQNSIETLLALGLEDRILACSGLDHAVKPEYEEAFSKVNYLTEFAPDRETVTMMQPDFILSWYSFFGEKRLGEVDYWHDNGINTYISLNSGAVPERTLENEYKDILDLGEIFDVTDKAEAIVNEIKDEVSKVVEHASKAETKRTVMIIEFLSDTRVYGDNSLGGDMVKQLGADLITVEGGTVGTEDIININPDVIFVVYMDRENEDMSTYSANLVLEDPALASINAVINKEVHTIQLGEMYCSGVRTIDGITKFAKGIYPELYE comes from the coding sequence ATGAAAAAATGTATTTTATTAATCCTTTCTGCCATGATGGCTTTTGGAATGGCAGGATGCAAATCATCTGAATCACCGAAGGAAAATGCAGTTGTAACGCCAAGTGAAAGCCCTTCACCGGAAGCTGCACCTGCAAACACTGAAAAAAGCGACAATACGCAAAAGGAAAGCCACTACCCTGTAACCATAACAAACTATAACTACGCGAAAGAAGAAATTACCCAGACCTTTGAAAAGGCGCCTGAAAAAGTATTGGCAGTATATCAAAACTCCATTGAAACTTTGCTTGCATTAGGTCTTGAAGATAGGATTCTTGCCTGCTCAGGCTTAGACCATGCCGTAAAACCCGAGTATGAAGAAGCCTTTTCAAAGGTTAACTATCTTACTGAATTTGCTCCCGACAGAGAAACCGTAACGATGATGCAGCCTGATTTTATATTAAGCTGGTATTCTTTTTTCGGTGAAAAACGCCTTGGTGAAGTTGACTATTGGCATGATAACGGCATCAATACCTATATTTCTCTTAACAGCGGTGCCGTTCCTGAAAGAACCTTGGAGAATGAATATAAAGATATTTTAGACCTTGGTGAAATTTTTGATGTAACAGATAAAGCGGAAGCTATCGTAAACGAAATAAAAGATGAAGTAAGTAAGGTCGTTGAACATGCTTCTAAGGCTGAAACTAAACGTACAGTAATGATTATAGAGTTTTTATCTGATACAAGAGTATACGGTGACAATTCTCTCGGCGGCGATATGGTAAAACAGCTTGGTGCAGACCTGATTACTGTAGAAGGCGGTACTGTTGGAACGGAGGACATTATTAATATTAATCCCGATGTCATATTCGTAGTTTATATGGATAGAGAAAATGAGGATATGTCTACTTACAGCGCCAACCTTGTATTGGAAGACCCTGCCCTCGCAAGCATTAATGCCGTTATAAATAAGGAAGTACATACCATACAGTTAGGCGAAATGTATTGCAGCGGCGTAAGAACCATCGACGGCATAACAAAGTTTGCAAAAGGAATATACCCTGAATTATATGAATAA
- a CDS encoding GNAT family N-acetyltransferase: MGIDITMVPANEEYAKEFSGWRYPDEYSIYNMPPWDEMIKMNFSLTTEEKRNKEYKAFISESSSLLALCRFVEKNHEITVGIGVNPEYLSIGIGKTVIKKFTDWLIYNFPHKNICLEVRTWNERAVNCYKKSGYVITEKFNKKTSLGIGEFYKMYYQNN, translated from the coding sequence ATGGGCATAGATATTACAATGGTTCCCGCAAATGAAGAGTATGCAAAAGAGTTCAGCGGCTGGAGATACCCAGATGAATACAGCATATATAATATGCCGCCATGGGACGAAATGATTAAAATGAATTTTTCCTTAACTACAGAAGAAAAACGCAATAAGGAATATAAAGCCTTTATTTCAGAAAGCTCTTCCTTATTGGCACTATGCAGATTCGTTGAAAAAAATCATGAGATTACAGTAGGCATCGGTGTAAACCCTGAATATTTATCAATAGGCATCGGAAAAACCGTTATAAAGAAATTTACAGATTGGCTGATTTATAATTTTCCTCATAAGAATATTTGCCTTGAAGTAAGAACATGGAATGAAAGAGCTGTTAACTGCTATAAAAAATCAGGGTATGTTATAACAGAAAAATTCAACAAAAAAACGTCTTTAGGCATCGGTGAATTTTATAAAATGTATTATCAAAATAATTAA
- a CDS encoding stalk domain-containing protein produces MKKVLTFLTSLLCIALISTTGYAHPGRTDASGGHKDNKNASGLGSYHYHHGYSAHLHPNGVCPYENTTPAITKITTSKPTSVKASVTPASITITWEPVANADIYEASLNGQIISTSETSVIYTGLNSNTSYEYAVRAHSVDGYSEYSETHTVSTLSAPEQKLKPIIVTVDGETIEFDQPPTVINGRVMVPIRNIVEKMNCNVTWEESTQTVYITEKNIFLNKTAIKSDTIKVYVNNILVGLSEQPPVNIEGRILLPVRPVVEKLGYTTQWNEDLRTVAINKNE; encoded by the coding sequence ATGAAGAAAGTTTTAACCTTCCTGACATCACTGTTATGCATTGCTTTAATTTCCACTACAGGTTACGCCCACCCCGGAAGAACAGACGCCAGCGGCGGGCATAAAGACAATAAAAATGCAAGCGGATTAGGTTCTTACCATTATCACCATGGTTATAGTGCCCACTTGCACCCTAACGGCGTATGCCCTTATGAAAATACTACTCCTGCAATTACAAAAATAACGACTTCCAAGCCAACATCTGTAAAAGCTTCAGTAACCCCCGCAAGCATTACCATCACTTGGGAGCCTGTAGCTAATGCAGATATCTATGAAGCCAGCTTAAACGGTCAAATAATAAGTACATCTGAAACATCTGTAATTTATACTGGATTAAATTCCAATACCTCTTACGAATATGCCGTAAGGGCTCACAGTGTAGACGGCTACAGTGAATATTCCGAAACCCATACGGTATCCACCCTTTCTGCCCCTGAACAAAAGCTAAAACCTATAATTGTAACCGTAGATGGGGAAACCATAGAGTTTGACCAGCCCCCAACTGTTATAAACGGCAGGGTTATGGTTCCCATTAGAAATATTGTGGAAAAAATGAATTGCAATGTTACATGGGAAGAGAGCACTCAGACTGTATATATAACTGAAAAAAATATATTTCTAAATAAAACAGCCATAAAAAGCGATACAATAAAGGTTTATGTTAATAATATACTTGTCGGCCTTTCAGAGCAGCCCCCTGTTAATATTGAAGGCAGAATATTGCTTCCTGTACGCCCTGTTGTTGAAAAATTGGGATATACGACCCAGTGGAATGAAGATTTAAGAACAGTTGCTATAAATAAAAATGAATAA